The genomic stretch GCCGATCACTTCGTCCTGCAACGCGCCGGACGTGCGCAGCGTGGCGTTGTAGGCGACCTGTTGCGCGCGGGTAAGGCCGAGCGTGTCGGCCTGGCGGATCAGCGCGTCCGCGCGCCGGCGCTCCGCCGCACCGAGCTTCTGATACTCGGCCTGGGCCGCCTGCGACATCCCGGTCACGCCGCGCTTCGCGCGCTCGATCGCGGGCTCCAGGTCCTCGGTGTTCACCACGATATCGAGGCGCGCGGTGCCGATGACTTCAGTCATTGCCGTCCCAGTAAGGAAAAGGCCCGCGCGAGGCGGGCCGTGGTCAGTTCGATTTCGTGATCGCCTTCAAGGCGAATTCTTCAACGACGCGCAACGCCGCCAGCATTTCGTCGTAGGCCTCTCGGTCGAGGCCTTGCCGGTCCAACTCGTGGAAGATGACGTTGTAGTCCAGGCCGTACGGCCCAGCCATGCCGACGCGCCACTGGGTCTGCAGCTGGATGTAGAGCTGGAGCGGCGGCCAGTTCTCCTCCCAGAGATCGAAGAACCAATCCTTCGCGTCGACGTCGTAGTAGACCGAAGTGCGTTGCTGCTCGGGCGACGCATAGTCCTCGGGATCGAAGCCGCCGAGGTCTTCCGTCGTCGGCTTCTTCCAGTAGAGCGCCTGTGCGCCGCCGATCAGTTTCCCTTGCGTGCGACCGCCAGCGCGCTCTGGTAGCCCATGAGGATCGCCCAGCACGCGCCCGGCTGCTGCTCGTCCAGCTGCACCAGCGTGTCGCGGCTCAGCTCCGCGTCCGCTTCCCACGACTCAACGACTTCGAGGACGGCGTCCTCGACGGTCTTCTCGCCTTTGGCTACGGCCTGCAGGAGATCGGCGTACTCGGTGCGGATGCGATGGCGGAACACGAGCGCCAGCTTCTGCTCGCGGCCTTGGCCGATGATTGTGATGGTGGCCGGGAACGTCGGTTCGCTCTTGATCTTGAACATCGGGGGCTCTCAGAACTGCGGGGCAGGCATCCCTGCCCCGCGGTGGGGGATCAGGCCGCGTAGCGGACCGGCTCGTTGAGGTGCGACAGCGTCGCCTGGCACGCCATCACCGCGTTGACGTCCATGCTCGGCGTCTTGTCGATCGTGATGTACGACAGGTACAGGATCTTGCTGCCCTTCGCCGTGGTGACGCGCACCGCGCGCTCCACGCGGTCGTCGTTCGCCTTGCTGGCGAGGATGTAGCCGGGCAGCGTCGGATCGTCCGCCACGTTGATCGTCAGGCCGCCACCGGACTTCGTGGTGGGCAAGCGGACTTCGCGATCGCCTTCGAGGAACTGGTACGTCGCGAACTGCTGCTCGCCGCCCTGCGACTGCGTTTGCAGGACCTGCTGCAGCTGCGTCCACCCGGAGACCTTCTTCACCGAGCCGATGCCACCGCCGGCGGGGTAGATGTTGACGTCGCTGGTGTCGGCGCCTTCCAGTTCGAACGTGTTGGTCGTGGAGCCGGCGACGCGGAAAACCTTGTCGGTCAGGCGCGACCAGCCGGAAGTCAGGATGACGAAGTCGCCATTCGCCAACCCGTGGCCCGCCGCCGTGCACACGGCCTGGACGACGTTGGAGATGGCGGTGACGTTGATGGCCGACCCGGTGCCGCTGGCGATGTGGATCGTGGAGCCATTGGGGAGCGAGACGCTCATGGTGCTTTCCTTCTGTGGGTTTGGCGGGGTGACTGGTCCCGCCAAACGGCGGGCACAAAAAAGCCGCCTCGTGGGCGGCTCGGTTGCTCATGGGTCCGGTGTGTACCAGATCCCGTAATCGGTTCGGTTGCCGTAGATCTTCAGCATGTCCTCGTGCAGCGAAATCGGCGCACCGTAGGTGCTGCCCTTCATCGCGCCCTCGACGATCGCGACGCGCACCTGGCGCGCAATCTGCGTCGCCTGCAGCCGCGTCTTCGCCCACACGTGCACACGCATGCGCGCGTGGTCCTTGTCGGCGACCTTGCCCTCGACGAACTCCACGACATCGCCGCCGACCTGCTGGTACACGATCAGCGGGTACTTCGGATCTTCCGGCGTCACGTCCGGATACACGCGATTGCTCACCAGCGGCCCGAGGAGCGCTTTCAGTTCTGCTTCCAGACTCATTCGGCCACCTCGGGTGCTACGCCGGCGAGCAGCTCGGGCAAACGCTGCTGACCGCGCGTGATCATTGCCTGCAGGGAGCGCTGCGCCCCGTTGTGGTACGCGGGTGTCAGGAACGGCTTACCCGGCACCCACTTCCGATTTTTCAACTTGCCCGGAGGCACGTGATCCTCGGGCCCTTTGCCCTTCTTCAGGCCCGGGCGCAGGCTCTTCTGTGGCCGGCCGTTCACGATTTTGTTGTAGCGCCAGTGCCCCATTTCCACGTTGTGGCCGTGCGGGGCGATCTTGGCGTTCCACGTCACCGAATAGACGACCTGCGCGTCGTTCGAGCGCTGATCTTTGAACGCGAGATAGATTGCCGAGCGCAGCACACCGTCCTTGACCGGCGCCTGCAGCTTCGCCTCGTCGCGGAGCACCTTGCCGCCGGCGACAGCCATCGAACGCGCCAGGCTTTCGCGCAGCTTCGGGTCCGCCAGCTTGGCCAAGCCGGTGAGCCATTCGCTCGCGTCGAAGGACGAGCCCTTAGCCATCGTTGCCGCCCTGCTCGCAGACCAGGTCGGTCCATTCGCGGCCCGCGTAGTCCATGCGCACCTGCTTGATGTCGAACGGCACGCCG from Lysobacter auxotrophicus encodes the following:
- a CDS encoding DUF1799 domain-containing protein; protein product: MLGDPHGLPERAGGRTQGKLIGGAQALYWKKPTTEDLGGFDPEDYASPEQQRTSVYYDVDAKDWFFDLWEENWPPLQLYIQLQTQWRVGMAGPYGLDYNVIFHELDRQGLDREAYDEMLAALRVVEEFALKAITKSN
- a CDS encoding HK97 gp10 family phage protein encodes the protein MAKGSSFDASEWLTGLAKLADPKLRESLARSMAVAGGKVLRDEAKLQAPVKDGVLRSAIYLAFKDQRSNDAQVVYSVTWNAKIAPHGHNVEMGHWRYNKIVNGRPQKSLRPGLKKGKGPEDHVPPGKLKNRKWVPGKPFLTPAYHNGAQRSLQAMITRGQQRLPELLAGVAPEVAE
- a CDS encoding phage tail protein, yielding MSVSLPNGSTIHIASGTGSAINVTAISNVVQAVCTAAGHGLANGDFVILTSGWSRLTDKVFRVAGSTTNTFELEGADTSDVNIYPAGGGIGSVKKVSGWTQLQQVLQTQSQGGEQQFATYQFLEGDREVRLPTTKSGGGLTINVADDPTLPGYILASKANDDRVERAVRVTTAKGSKILYLSYITIDKTPSMDVNAVMACQATLSHLNEPVRYAA
- a CDS encoding phage tail assembly chaperone, with protein sequence MFKIKSEPTFPATITIIGQGREQKLALVFRHRIRTEYADLLQAVAKGEKTVEDAVLEVVESWEADAELSRDTLVQLDEQQPGACWAILMGYQSALAVARKGN
- a CDS encoding DUF3168 domain-containing protein is translated as MSLEAELKALLGPLVSNRVYPDVTPEDPKYPLIVYQQVGGDVVEFVEGKVADKDHARMRVHVWAKTRLQATQIARQVRVAIVEGAMKGSTYGAPISLHEDMLKIYGNRTDYGIWYTPDP